From Solanum stenotomum isolate F172 chromosome 2, ASM1918654v1, whole genome shotgun sequence:
ACACCAGTATTTCAagcaaataaataagaaaacgTGTGATGATGTCATTAAACAACGCTTCATTTTAGTGTATGAGTTGAACACTGGTTTATTCAAAATGCTTTCTCTGGTCTCAAGCAGGTAAGATAGTGGATACCAAAATCAGCTCTGGGCACTTGACACGATATTTTACTGAGGCACAAGAATAAATAGAATGCTAAAAGATTGaccctaattatttgttagaTCAGACTATACATGCTTAGTTAGACTTCTTGGAGGGCTTAAAGCTAAAAATGTACCGACATATACAAGCAACAAATTGTTGTAGAAAGGGTAGGAACATACATCAGGAAAGTATTGCCTTATCATAGCACAGAGATAAGTTGGTGCTCCAATTTTGGTGTCTAGTTCTGCATGACCCTGCCAATGAATAGAATCTGTGTGATAAAGGCCAATAAGCAGCTCAAAAGGCTTATAAACAGAGCTGGGTCAGTGAAGAATCAAAAAAGCTTAAAATTATACATCAACTTCTCTCCACTTGGTATTATCTCAGCATACCTATCCTGGGAGAAATACGCATATCTAAATATGTACAAGAATTACAGCAAAATCATTTAACCTTATATGAAGTGATAAATGTGTATAATCATCAACCATTTTCCTTAAAAGAAATGGAAATGGCAAATTTCATTATCAATCTAGTTGGGTTCGACTATATGCCTTCTACTCTATTTGAGCCCATTATTCATTGTCAATATACCCAATAATGTTTCATGTTTGGAGATAATGATAAGCAAACCAAATGTACACTTGTACGGGAGTATGTAATTTCTATATCTTGgtataaaaaaaaggaagatacGCTGAACTGACTTCAAATGCAGAACCCCGACCCCTCATTATAAGCTGTTTCAAGCAACAACATACTCTGtaaaatcccacaagtggggtctggggagggtgtTGTTTCTAGCACTTGCACTAAATCAGCCAGGCATAAAGGAGACATCTTTGACTAGCCTGAAAACGTCCTTGgcattttttataaaagtaattaGAATGAAGGAAGAAAATTGGATTTCTGCAGCAGAAGCAAGACTCTATCGAGCAAAAACTTCAAGAAGAGTAACTCAATGAtgctcaaaactcaagtcttttaACATGAGAAAACAGTTAAACTAAATCATCCAGGCATCATGAACTAGCAGAAAGCATACCCAAAAAAACCACATGACATTTACAATAAAAGTTTCGgaggagggagtaataattgaGGTTGTGGAGAGGAAACAAGAGTATATCAAgcaaaaaaatcaagaagaatAACTTACTAATGCTGAAAACCGAGTCTTTTGACATGGGTAAATTCTTAAAGCTCAAGTCTTGTCACAAAATTTCATGGAAAGAACAACTTATTAATGCTCAAAACTGAATCTTTTGACATGGGTAAATGCTTAAAACTCAGTCTTGTCACAAAATGTCATGGAAAGAGAAACAAAATTAGGAAATGGTTAATACCTGCAAATGGGTGAAAGTGTTGAGGGGGAATTTCTCCCTGGCATGAATCACCAGACTCTTGGAATCTCCAGCATAACGAAGTGAGGTCTCCATTTTGTGTAAAATGCAGGTGTTCTTCACTGTAGAAGAATTCCCCAACCCCCAACTGGTTAAACCCTAGATATATGAATGGAAGAGTTGCTTCAGCTGGGAATGGATAACCAGACTCTATAAACACCCAAACAATTTGGATTTCAACTCTTTTGCctctattctttttctttttttacttactagtaCCATACTTTGTTCACTTTGTACATAAGACTTTTTATTACTCTGAgtcaattttaattattttttaaagttaaattaaaattaaactgattcaatattttaaattaagatatttttaaaaaatattataaattataaaaaaaaattattaatatggtaaaaaaatacatattaattAAAGTCCACATAATTTTACtctaaataaattaatcataCTTAATACTCCCTCCTTTGTGTTTAGTATTTTAAGTTTAAATGTTGGAATTGAAAAAACTCATCAAATATAAAAAGACACTCCTTTCAAATGGAccaaaaaaagagaataaaacaCTGGAGTTGTGACGGAAAAAGTACATATGGTCATTTCACTAAAATTATTAAggcactaaaataaataaatatatatcttgattatttctaattaacagaaatatatatattaatacacACAATGCGTCTAATGATATAATTGATAAGGGTTTTACCTTGAGCACTTGAAGAACTAGAAATTTGGTAATCTTTGAGCCCAATTACGCTAGAAAAACATAAACTTAACtactcaatatatatatgaaaaacagTTGTCTACAGCAGTCATTTGATTGTCAACAAAAGAGATTCGGCAGCTGGACAAAGCCAAATGGCCGCAGCAAGAACCTACAACTACAAAGTTCTCAACATATAGCTGCATCAACTAAAATCTCAAATTGATCCTAATTCTGTTGTTCACCTCACAACAAAAATTTAGCCATTAATGGATCAATGTTGTCTGTCTGCACTGATATTATATCTCATCAATTATTTCCAGAAGATCATCAACTTCCTGTCTCAAGGCTGTAATTCTTTGCTGGATTGGTGCGATACGGTTCTCAATGTCCCGACCACCAGACTTCTTTTCATAACTATCGGTAACTGTGGTGTGTTTCACTATCAGCTTCTCCTGCAGCTCTTTCTCCTTTGCAACAAGATCCTCAACCTTCATAAAACAGCCACATAGCTTTAGCACCAATGGATTAAGGACAATAAAGTTGTCATTCCAAGGCAAATTTGAAGTTTGCAATGACAAGGAGTTCATTAGATAAGATGGGGCCGACCATCTATGGGTAAATTCTATCCGCAAGAACAGAATAGATAGACACAAACCTTCGAATATAATGAAGCAGACAGCAGAGAAGACTGCAAAAATGAGAGTAAAGGCTTTAAATCCTTCGAAAGCTCCTTCAACATATTATCAGCTGATTTACGAGCAGCTTTGCATGCTTGCACATCACCAGTCCTTGACAGCTCTCGTAATGATGCTTCAAGTTTATCGTGAATGCCTAAACAACGGTTCATTATGCTCTGGATCTGCTGAAGAGCAGTCTGCACCTGAAAAcaccaaaggaaaaaattaaagtttattttCTGTAATACTGACACAAAATAAGTAGTTATACTACTACTAGCATACCTCATCCCACTGCAGTTTTGCAAGATAAGAAGGAGAAGACTTTGAGATTGTCAAGTCCGCATGCATATATACGATACATGCaacaaataagaagaaaaatccAGAAATTAACATCATTGGTTCTCTAAGCAGTGACAGATTGCTGAACCTGTAATAGACCTGTCACCAAAGCTTCATCTGTCAGTACCTACGTAAACATAAGCTAAAACAGGGAAAGTAATGTGATCCAGGCCATGCAGAGAAAGTTCTACTCACAAGCTATAGCACATGATCAGATTTTTAAGAATTGTAATTCCCAGATAGAGAGGCCATCATAAGTGAACCAGAAAGTCTTAACATAAAAAGAGAGCCAAAAGTGAGATAGAAAAAGGCGAAGAATTGCTGTAATGTGTGGTATTGCCCATCCAGTGGCCAAAAAGAAAGATAGCAAGGAAAAGATTTTTTTCCCAGATCAGGACAGGAACTTTCTGCATGGCAATTGAACTCTAAATCTATATAATGGATGTCAATGAAACCTCAGAATGGTGAGACAAGCATTAATTATTCCCAATCCTTAAGAAAACCacaaaaaggaaaggaaatgaAAGAAGCATGGAGACCCTGACAAGATCCCAAACACAttcatgattcaacaagccttatCCCCTTAATAGGAGACAATCTTGTTCTTATTTGATTTCTGAAGACTTCTTTCAGGCATTAAACCCCCCAAGCAGACACCTGAACTTTCCGTCATAAAGATAGAATAACAAACAAGAGATCTTGAAGTCATGAGTTGGCTCAGCTAAGCCGTACTGGGCTTTCTTATTGACCAAAATAGAAAGAGTAAGGAATCTTAATCAACACAATTGTGCTTCTAATAACCCATTAGCCCAAACTTAAATCAGAGTGAACGATGTAaggcttaattaattaactttaacTTATATTGATACTCTCCAACATGTTACATCATTGTCAGTATATGCCTATCAAATTGATAGGTTACATATCACAGTCGATATTAGGGATATGATGCAATGGGATCTTGTCTTATGCTTTGAGTTCAACGAGATAAGTTGCAATACAAGTATTACAATTTCGCTTGGTCACAAAAGCACAGCTACAAGTGGTTCTTATTTAAAAATTCCATCATTCTTTCTTCTGGAGGATGATAATATTTGTCCTAAATAACTTGATCCAGTACAAATATGCACAGGGTAGCATGTGAATAAGCCAGATGCAAGCAAACATATGCTGAAATGCTTGTTTTGACTGGATATGATATGACACACCATTTAAAGCCTACAGTCTGATATGTAAAATCTCCATTTCATAAAGGATATTCCACCC
This genomic window contains:
- the LOC125856843 gene encoding outer envelope pore protein 21B, chloroplastic-like isoform X3, yielding METSLRYAGDSKSLVIHAREKFPLNTFTHLQGHAELDTKIGAPTYLCAMIRQYFPDVCSYPFYNNLLLVYVAIC